One segment of Amycolatopsis alba DSM 44262 DNA contains the following:
- a CDS encoding GMC oxidoreductase: protein MSPLSRRKFLGFTALNSAAALGLTTISTAQAEETAPGFSTAVVVGTGYGAAVTALRLGEAGIPTVMLEMGKLWADPGPDGKVFCDMLRPDRRAAWFKDRTQAPLASFLWLDLANRDIKRYPGVLDKVDHGDMSVYVGRGVGGGSLVNGAMAVTPRRSYFEEILPAVDADEMYGTYFPRANQALGVNNIDQDWFETCRSYRYARVSRKAAARAGLKTVFVPSVYDFEYMKREEAGTVPRSALASEVIYGNNHGKRSLDKSYLAAALGTGKVTIKTLHQVRGITRQTDGTYVLTVHETSEDGTVVARKQLGAKYLFLGAGSLGSTELLVRARETGTLPELNDEVGRGWGTNGNVMLGRANHAWDLGGSLQSGMPALGIDAWDDPVNPVFAEVAPVPAGIETWLSLYLAITKNPERGHFTYDAATDSARLRWSAEQGNPSIDSAKSLFDKVNRANRTIYRSDLFGDTRSFENRFTYHPLGGLVLGKATDLYGRVKGYRNLYVTDGSLIPGSTGVNPFVTITALAERNVERVLAEDVPR from the coding sequence ATGTCCCCACTGTCGCGCCGCAAGTTCCTCGGGTTCACCGCGCTCAACTCCGCCGCCGCTCTCGGGCTCACCACGATTTCCACCGCGCAGGCCGAAGAAACGGCACCGGGCTTCTCGACGGCCGTGGTCGTCGGCACCGGTTACGGCGCCGCGGTCACCGCGCTGCGCCTCGGCGAGGCCGGGATTCCCACCGTCATGCTCGAAATGGGCAAACTGTGGGCCGATCCCGGTCCTGACGGCAAGGTCTTCTGCGACATGCTCCGGCCGGACCGGCGGGCCGCGTGGTTCAAGGACCGCACGCAGGCCCCGCTCGCCTCATTCCTGTGGCTGGACCTGGCCAACCGGGACATCAAGCGGTACCCCGGCGTCCTCGACAAGGTGGACCACGGCGACATGTCCGTCTACGTCGGCCGGGGTGTCGGCGGCGGTTCGCTGGTCAACGGCGCGATGGCCGTGACGCCGAGGCGGTCGTACTTCGAAGAGATCCTGCCCGCGGTCGACGCGGACGAGATGTACGGGACCTACTTTCCCCGCGCCAACCAGGCCCTCGGGGTGAACAACATCGACCAGGACTGGTTCGAGACCTGCCGGTCCTATCGCTACGCACGGGTTTCGCGGAAGGCCGCGGCGCGGGCGGGCCTCAAGACCGTGTTCGTGCCGAGCGTCTACGACTTCGAGTACATGAAGCGGGAAGAAGCGGGCACGGTGCCGCGGTCGGCGCTCGCGTCGGAGGTCATCTACGGCAACAACCACGGCAAGCGTTCCCTCGACAAGAGTTACCTCGCGGCGGCGCTGGGCACCGGGAAGGTGACCATCAAGACGCTGCACCAGGTCCGCGGGATCACCCGGCAGACCGATGGCACCTACGTCCTCACCGTGCACGAAACCTCCGAGGACGGCACGGTCGTGGCGAGGAAACAGCTCGGCGCGAAGTACCTGTTCCTCGGCGCGGGAAGCCTCGGTTCGACGGAACTGCTCGTGCGGGCGCGGGAAACCGGGACGCTGCCCGAACTGAACGACGAGGTCGGCCGCGGCTGGGGCACCAACGGCAACGTGATGCTGGGCCGCGCCAACCACGCGTGGGATCTCGGCGGATCGCTCCAGTCGGGGATGCCCGCGCTCGGCATCGACGCGTGGGACGACCCGGTGAACCCGGTCTTCGCCGAGGTCGCGCCGGTGCCCGCCGGGATCGAGACGTGGCTGAGCCTGTACCTGGCGATCACGAAGAACCCCGAACGCGGCCACTTCACCTACGACGCCGCGACCGACTCCGCGCGGCTGCGGTGGAGCGCCGAGCAGGGGAATCCGTCGATCGACTCGGCGAAGTCGTTGTTCGACAAGGTCAACCGCGCGAATCGCACGATCTACCGGAGCGATCTGTTCGGGGACACCCGGTCGTTCGAGAACCGGTTCACCTATCACCCGTTGGGCGGGTTGGTGCTGGGCAAGGCCACCGATCTCTACGGCCGGGTGAAGGGCTATCGGAACCTCTACGTGACCGACGGGTCGCTGATCCCCGGCAGTACCGGGGTGAACCCCTTCGTGACGATCACCGCGCTGGCGGAGCGGAACGTGGAACGGGTGCTGGCCGAGGACGTGCCGCGCTAG
- a CDS encoding hotdog fold domain-containing protein, whose amino-acid sequence MAQNPTYAMWNRLAGKPVGKQLFSAAMCLRVPYFRTVLPSVRELRAGRCEVTSPKWWGVYNHIKTFHAIAACNLAEIAMGMLAEATVPATHRWLPKGMTVEYVAKAETGLRAVAELPELPEFGDEGFELPVPVTITDTNGKPVVTATITIWVTKKK is encoded by the coding sequence ATGGCGCAGAATCCGACCTACGCGATGTGGAACCGGCTGGCCGGGAAGCCGGTCGGCAAGCAGCTGTTCTCGGCGGCGATGTGCCTGCGTGTGCCGTACTTCCGGACGGTGCTCCCGTCGGTGCGCGAACTGCGCGCCGGCCGGTGCGAGGTGACGTCCCCGAAGTGGTGGGGTGTTTACAACCACATCAAGACTTTTCACGCGATCGCGGCATGCAACCTCGCCGAGATCGCCATGGGCATGCTCGCCGAGGCGACCGTCCCGGCGACGCATCGCTGGCTGCCCAAGGGGATGACGGTCGAGTACGTGGCGAAGGCCGAGACGGGCCTGCGCGCGGTCGCGGAACTGCCGGAGCTGCCGGAATTCGGCGACGAGGGTTTCGAACTCCCCGTGCCGGTGACGATCACGGACACGAACGGGAAGCCCGTCGTGACCGCGACCATCACCATCTGGGTCACCAAGAAGAAATAG
- a CDS encoding acid phosphatase yields MAHRLFLLRHGQTEWSVNGRHTGRTDIPLTAAGEGQARAAGGTLRAVLGGSPALVLSSPRTRALRTAELAGLRVDEVTEELAEWDYGDYEGVTTPVIRETVPGWTVWSHPIPGGESAEDVNTRADKLIDSVREPLGKGDVILVGHGHFSRVLVARWIGLPSTAGVHFGLDPAGVAVLGDERGEPQIEHLNLLPTTED; encoded by the coding sequence GTGGCTCATCGGCTCTTCCTCCTCCGGCATGGTCAGACCGAGTGGTCCGTCAACGGACGGCACACCGGACGCACCGACATCCCGCTCACGGCCGCGGGCGAAGGGCAGGCCCGCGCGGCGGGCGGCACCCTGCGCGCGGTGCTCGGCGGAAGCCCCGCGCTCGTCCTCTCCAGCCCCCGCACCCGCGCGCTGCGGACGGCCGAGCTGGCCGGGTTGCGCGTCGACGAGGTCACCGAAGAGCTGGCCGAATGGGACTACGGCGACTACGAAGGCGTCACCACGCCCGTGATCCGCGAAACCGTTCCCGGCTGGACGGTCTGGTCGCATCCGATCCCCGGCGGCGAAAGCGCGGAGGACGTCAACACCCGCGCGGACAAGCTGATCGACAGCGTCCGCGAGCCGCTCGGCAAGGGTGACGTGATCCTGGTCGGCCACGGTCACTTCAGCCGCGTGCTGGTCGCGCGCTGGATCGGCCTGCCGTCGACGGCGGGCGTCCACTTCGGACTCGACCCGGCCGGTGTCGCGGTGCTCGGCGACGAACGCGGCGAGCCGCAGATCGAACACCTCAACCTGCTCCCCACCACAGAGGACTGA
- a CDS encoding GNAT family N-acetyltransferase, translating into MDDRIRRIREEDVNAVVQLVYDLAEFERAPDECHLTPEQLRVALFGEAPGLFGHVAEVGGEIVGYALWFLNFSTWRGVHGIYLEDLYVRPEQRGSGLGKALLATLAAVCVERGYARLEWSVLNWNPAQGFYKSLGAVPMDEWTVDRLTDEPLKALAAQV; encoded by the coding sequence ATGGACGACCGAATCCGGCGGATCCGCGAAGAAGACGTCAACGCCGTCGTCCAGCTCGTCTACGACCTCGCCGAGTTCGAACGCGCCCCGGACGAATGCCACCTCACGCCCGAGCAGCTGCGCGTCGCCCTGTTCGGTGAAGCTCCGGGCCTGTTCGGTCACGTCGCCGAAGTCGGCGGCGAGATCGTCGGCTACGCGCTGTGGTTCCTCAACTTCTCCACGTGGCGCGGCGTGCACGGCATCTACCTGGAGGACCTCTACGTCCGCCCCGAGCAGCGCGGCTCCGGCCTCGGCAAGGCCCTGCTGGCCACCCTCGCGGCCGTCTGCGTCGAGCGCGGCTACGCCCGCCTCGAGTGGTCGGTGCTGAACTGGAACCCGGCTCAGGGCTTCTACAAGTCCCTCGGCGCGGTGCCGATGGACGAGTGGACCGTCGACCGGCTCACCGACGAACCCCTCAAGGCGCTCGCCGCCCAGGTCTAG
- a CDS encoding diacylglycerol/lipid kinase family protein produces the protein MRAILVVNPQATSTTAGGRDVLAHALASQVKLDVVETDYRGHAMAVARSAARDGIDLVVAHGGDGTVNEVVNGLLADADGDPGKVGDIPMLGVVPGGSANVFARALGIAHDPVEATHQLLNAIENDRSRKVGLGIADGHWFTFNAGLGWDADVVGRVAKRRGKQTSAGLYMRAAVASHLRPPLGRPSLTVRIPGEEPTEVLTAFVSNTDPWSYLGDRPVHLNPGSSFDTGLGLFALSGLGLPTVFKHVRQALLTKSNQRGRRLLRHDDLPMIRIDAAEPVNFQVDGDLVGQRKRVEFFSVPEALTVIV, from the coding sequence GTGCGTGCAATCCTCGTCGTGAACCCCCAGGCCACCTCGACCACCGCCGGTGGCCGTGACGTGCTGGCGCACGCGCTGGCCAGCCAGGTCAAACTCGACGTGGTGGAGACCGACTATCGCGGCCACGCGATGGCCGTCGCCCGGTCCGCCGCCCGTGACGGGATCGACCTGGTGGTCGCCCACGGCGGCGACGGCACGGTCAACGAAGTGGTCAACGGTCTCCTCGCGGACGCCGACGGCGATCCGGGGAAGGTCGGCGACATCCCCATGCTCGGTGTCGTGCCGGGCGGCTCGGCGAACGTCTTCGCCCGCGCACTGGGCATCGCGCACGATCCGGTGGAAGCGACCCATCAGCTCCTCAACGCCATCGAGAACGACCGAAGCCGCAAAGTCGGCCTCGGGATCGCCGACGGCCACTGGTTCACCTTCAACGCCGGCCTGGGCTGGGACGCCGACGTCGTCGGCCGCGTGGCCAAGCGGCGGGGCAAGCAAACCAGCGCGGGGCTCTACATGAGGGCCGCGGTGGCGTCACATCTGCGGCCCCCGCTCGGCCGTCCGTCCCTCACCGTCAGGATTCCGGGTGAAGAGCCCACCGAAGTGCTGACCGCTTTCGTGTCGAACACCGATCCGTGGAGTTACCTGGGGGACCGTCCGGTCCACCTGAACCCCGGCAGCTCGTTCGACACGGGATTGGGCCTTTTCGCGTTGAGCGGTCTGGGATTGCCCACCGTGTTCAAGCATGTACGGCAGGCATTGCTCACGAAGAGCAACCAACGCGGACGACGTCTCCTTCGTCACGATGACCTGCCGATGATCCGCATCGACGCTGCTGAACCGGTAAACTTCCAGGTGGACGGCGACCTCGTCGGCCAGCGGAAGAGGGTGGAGTTCTTCAGCGTCCCGGAAGCACTGACAGTAATCGTGTGA
- a CDS encoding WhiB family transcriptional regulator gives MDWRHDAACRDEDPELFFPVGTSGPALSQVTQAKSVCHRCTVASDCLAWALASGQDAGVWGGMSEDERRALKRRRTHIGTRTSA, from the coding sequence ATGGACTGGCGCCATGACGCGGCCTGCCGAGACGAGGACCCCGAGCTGTTCTTCCCGGTGGGAACCAGCGGTCCTGCTCTGTCGCAGGTAACTCAGGCGAAATCCGTGTGCCACCGCTGCACCGTCGCTTCCGACTGCCTGGCCTGGGCTTTGGCCAGCGGGCAGGACGCAGGCGTCTGGGGCGGGATGAGCGAGGACGAGCGACGGGCCCTGAAGCGCCGTCGTACGCACATCGGCACGCGTACCTCCGCCTGA